ACTGGTGAACTCGTGGCGGTTGTTGGTGAGCGGCAGGTGAAACCAGGTGACCAGATTGAAGGGCGCAAGATTGTTGAGGTTAGTTCGGACCGGGTGAAGGTTGAGTATTTTACCAAGAGTTACGAGGTTAAACTGGGGCAGCCGCTCTATTGATTTAAGCCGGAATCCATTAGTCCCAAGAAGTTTTTCCGTAGTAATATTTCTTTTTTGCATTTTTCTCGGCGCCGGGTTGGGCAAAGAGCTTGTCTATAACGGTGATTTTGAACTTTCCCCGGATTCAGGCTGGCAGGTTACGCGATGGGGCAATTACCCTGATACCGGCAATTGCCGTTTGCGCTATCAGCACAGTTTTCACCCGGACCGGGATTTTGAGGCGATGGTTCACAAGATGCTCCATCAGGGGATGAAACTTTTCCAAAAGGTGGAAATCACCACTCTAAATCTAAACTTTTCTGTCTCCTGTCGTTTGACCGCCAAGAGTGAGAGTGACAGCCTTTTTGCTGCCGGGGCAATCTTTCTTGAATACCTTGACAACGAAGATTCGGTCTTAGGTGAAACGCGCATCTATACTGCAACCAGGGGCTGCAACTGGCAGAACAGCCCGACCCTGCATCTGATTCGTGCTCCTGATTCTATTAACTGGCACGATTACCGGTTCTGTCTCAAAGACGAACTTGTCAACCTCCCGGGTGTTGATACCGGGCGCATCAAGGCGGTCAGGCTCGGGCTTTTCGGCTTTGTTCTTGATAACTCCTGAGGGGTTTATCCGGGGGCGAAGGTCTTCGCCGATGACATCTCCCTCCATACCCTTGAGGCGCCGGCACTGGTTTACAAAACATTCCGGGTTATTGATTCAAACGGTGTGGTTAATGCCAAACTTGACCGCGGAGAAACTGCAGACCTGGTTTTAGTATTGAGAAACGCTGGTTCTGCGCTTGGAAGCACCAGGGCCCGGTTGGTAAGTAGAACCCCGTTTCTTGAAACTATTGATGAATGGGGCGAGTTCAATCCGGCAGGGGTAGGCGAAACAACCTCATCCGAGCGCAACCGGTTTCAAGTGCGGGCAGGTGAAGATGCGCCGATTGAGGTGCCGCTTTACTGCGATTTGATAATCACCGGCAGCGGCTATGATGATACCCTAATTGTGCCGATAATCGTTGGTGATTCAATGAACCTGCCGGTTGGTCCTGATGGTTATGGCTACTCTATTTACGACTGGACCGACTCCTGCTACAGCGAGCGAGCAGAATATGACTGGCTGGAGTTGCGCGGTCTGGGTGAACGCTTGACAATCGGCGATGACGATACGAGGAGCCTGGAGCTGCCTGAAGGCTTTGGTGTCTGGCGCTATTATGGAATTCCTTATCGGCATATCTCCATCTGCGCCAACGGCTGGATAGCCGCAGATACCACCTCCAGGTGTGATTTCACCAATGTTGAACTGCCCTATCCCAATGCACCACCCAATATCGTTGCCTTTCTCTGGGACGATTTGGCACCGAGCCGTTATGGCAACATCTGGTACTACTACGACACCTTCAACCACCGTTTTATTGTTGAGTTTGACTCCATCTCCTATTTTGGAATTCCGGAGAGGTGGGAAAAGGTGCAGGTGCAGATTTATGATACCAGTCAGGCGGTTTGGGGAGGCGACAATCCGATTGAGATCCATTTTAAGACGGTCAACGATTTCCGTTCAGTTACGCTCGGAATGCAGAACCGTGATGGCAGCGCAGGCTTGACATATCTCTATAACGAGTCTTATCCCCGCACCGCGGCACCCCTTGCACCGATGCGCAGCCTCCGGATTCAGGCAGGTGCACCTACTGGCAACAAGGAACCTGTAACCAGAGGATTGCCAAGACCAATTTTCACCATCACCCCCAACCCTTTCAGAAATCAGGTCAGGATAATATTTGAACCTGAGGCTAATGATGGGGTAAAGGTTGCGGTTTATCAGGCAGATGGCTCGTTGATAAAGAGGCTGGGGTCAAACCCTCAGGACCGAATCTGGATTTGGGACGGCAGAGATAAAGCCGGGGTAATGGTCCAGAGCGGTATTTATTTCATCAGGGCAGAAAGGCGGGGGGAAAATACAACCCAAAAGGTGGTCCGTCTGCCGTAATTTGACCCTACTGAATCCACAGATATAATTAATCTTTATGTGCTTGCTTAACAAGTCAGATGAACAGGAGGCTAAATGACAAAACGCGTGTTTGCACTGCTAACGGTTTTCATTGTTAGCAGTATTTCTATGGCTGAATGGATTTCAGCCAACGGCGCTACCGGCGCTCCCAAAATCACTATCTTGGAACAAAACTCAAGCAGAACCGTTTTTGAGGTGACAGTCCCTGGTGTTGAGATTAACCGGACTGTTATTGACAATGAGGAGTTTGCGCTTATCAATCTGCCCAATGAGGTGATGGCGGTTTTGGATGAAGGCAAGCCCCAGGTGCCCAAGGTTTCGGTTCTCTTGGCTATTCCTGAAAGGGCAAGGTTGAGGTTTCAGGTTCTGGATAAGGAGAGCCAGGTTTTTAAGGTTGGCAGGGTCTATCCACTCCAGCCTCCCCTATTGGATGGCGAAGAACCGGGTCCGTTCGTGATTGACAATAACTTTTACAATCAGAATGTCTCTTATCCCGAAATGGATGTGGCGCTTATTCACACTGGGAAATGGCGGGACCTATCAGTTGCCAACCTGCAAGTTTATCCAGTAAAGGTGAATCCGGCTAAGGGCGAGATTGAGGTTATCAAAAGGATTCGGGTTAGGGTTGATTATGAAGGTGGCTTTTATCCCCAACTGATTAGCGACTGGATGGTGCCGTTTTATAGCCACTACATCGATAACTTTCATCATCTCCCGGTGCAAACGCCCACCACTTATTCTGCCGGGGTGAGGTATCTGGTTTTCTGCCATCAGAACTATGACACCTGCACCTATCTCAATGACTCGCTCCTTGCCTGGGTTCATCAGCGGGGCTATGAGGTAAGAAAGATTACCAAATCCAGTTTTACCGCCAGTGAGATAAAGGACTCAATCCGGGCAGAATACAACCGCAACGACCCCCATCTTTTGCGCTGGGTTCTTCTGGTTGGCGAATACGGTGAAATTCCGATGGGCTCATATTCAGGAGTTGGTTACAGCGACTTCTGGTACTGTGACCTTGAGCCCTGGCCTGGTGGTGACAACTATCCTGAGATTGGTATTGCCCGGATTTCACCGGCATCAATTACCGACCTGAACAACCAGATATCCAAGATTATGAAGTACCAAAAAAACCCTCCCACTACCAACTCCTGGCTGGACAAACTGACAATGCCCGCGCATTCAGAACAATATCCGGGTAAGTATTCTGGTTGCGTCCGGGGAATCTACAATATGCCCAAGCCCTACTGGAACCCAAGCGTTGTGGAAACAATTATGGGTTATTATACCGGTAACACCACCGTTACCAATGCGCTCAATCAAGGCAGAGGAATCGTTGCCTATCGCGGGCATGGGGACTATTTTGAGTGGTGGGAGTGGGGAACCGAAGGCTCCTGGTACAACTCCCATATTTACGCTTTAAACAACGGCGATATGACACCGGTCGTTTACAATATCGCCTGCAACAACGGCAGGATTTACGACTCCACCTGCCTTTCTGAGGCGTGGATGAGGAAATATCCTGGGGGAGCGGTTGCCAGCCTTGGTGCAACCCAAGCCTCCTATACCTATCCCAATCACGGCATCTGCTCGACCTTGGTCAGGGCAACCTGCGATACCTGGACAATAACCGTTCCGGGGGTGCGCAACTACGGTCCAACCCCTTACAACCTTGCCGATATCAAATGCTATGGTGTTGATGCCTATGTGGCAAAATACTGGCCCTCGAGCCCATATCCCTATAACATCTGGATGTATGTGATGCTTGGTGACCCTGCAATGCCGGTCTGGGCAGGTGGGATGCCCCAGACACCAACGGTTACCCTACCCGATTCCATTCCGACCGGACCTTACAACCTTAATGTTACCGTAAAGGTAGGAACAAGACCGGTTGAGGGTGCTTTGGTTTGTGCCTGGAAGGAATCGGATGTGTATGTGGCTGAACGAACAAATGACAGTGGTGTAGCAACACTTGCGGTTAATGCGACCACCCCAGGCTATATGAGAATTACCGTAAGTGAAGGGCATTGCCAGCATTCTACCCCAGGTGCCGAGCATACGCCCATTCTGCCGTTTTCTACCACCAGACCGGTTGCTGGTGGCGGCACACCCCAGCCCAATGTTGTCTATGTGTCCAATCAGGTGATTGATTCACCACCTGGTGGTAACAACAACGGCAGATTTGAACCTGGCGAGAGTGGGAAAATCATTGTGGTTCTGAAGAACACCGGCAATTTAGAAGCCCAGAATGTAACCGCACAACTTAAGTCAAGTAATTCCCTATTTGTTATTACCGACTCCACCGCAAATTATGGGGACATCCCCCCAGACTCGGTCCGCAACAACCGCTCTGACCCGTTTCTTGCCCAGGCTGATGCCCGTATACCACCAGGAACCTTTGTCACCTGCACATTAAAGGTTCACTCCGAGAACTTTCAGCACGACTGGACCTACACCTTCAATCTGAGGATTGGCGAGCCGCCGCAACCACCTGGGACAATCATCTGGGGTCCGAAGGTTTGCCCGGGAATGCCCAGTGATTGGGGTCTTTACGGTGTTGCCTATAACCGGCAGGACAGTTTGATTTACTGTGTCTACTTTATGAGCCCGACCGTTTACAAGTACACCTCTGACTCCTTGTTGCAGTCCCGGGGCACAATCACCCTGCCTGAGGACTCCTGCACCGATATCGCCTACTGTTCCTATGACAACACCTTCTGGCTTGTTGCCAACCCCTCAAAGCGGGTTTACAAGATAACCCCGAGCGGTTCGGTGGTGCGTTACTTCACGGTGCCAGAGGCTGAGTATCCCTGCGGTGTGGTTGAGGATGAGGAGAACCATCTGGTCTATGTCAGTGACCGGCGCGGCACCACCACGCCCCAGCAGCGGATTTTTGTCTATGACACCTTGGGCAATATCCTTGACACCATCAACCATCCGGTCTCGGGCGTTTATGGCACCCGGTGCCTGGCTTTGGATGAGCGCTGCCCGGAAAACCCGCCATCGGTTCTCAACATCTTCACCTGGTTTGACCCTACCGGGACATACCTTGACTCCTGCGGGATGCTGGAGATTGACCGGGTGAACTGGACATTGCGGAACCGGTTTCGGTTTACAAATACCGAGTGGAACATCAGGGGCATAGAGTATGACCCGCGTGACGGCTCCTACTGGGTGACGATTATGCAGTACTCCTCTGGCTCCAACAATATGATATTCAAGGTTGTTGGTTTCAATATGGGCAGTGTTGGTGTTGAGGAAGAGGAAAAGGTGTTGCCTGAGTTGGGCAGGGGTATAAGGGTTGCTGTGCGTCCCAATCCTTTTACTGGCAGGACGGTGCTTTCGGTGGCTTTAGAAAATCCTGGTTTGGTTGACCTGCAGGTTTATGACAATCTGGGCAGGCTGGTGCGGAATGTGGCGCGGTCAAGGTCGGTGATTACCGGTTCAGAGTTCGTCTGGGATGGCAGGGATGATGCCGGTGCAGAGGTCGCCCGCGGTGTCTACTTCTATCGGGTGCGAAGCGGTTCTGATGAGGTCTGGGGAAAGGTAATCCTTACCAGAAAGTAAATGAGCGGTTAGATTGGTCTCGGGGCAGGAGTTAGAGGCGCTTCTGCCCCGAGTGTTTTTTGTGGTCTATAAGTTGCATAGGAGATGATAGGGAAAGCGGGTTAGGAGGAGTCCGTGGGGCGAAGATAATTACTATGGGGGTGGTGGAGGGGACCATCCCTTTATTGGGATAGGACAATATGGTAATTTGATGATTTTTGTGGTGTTAGATGTAAATGGCAAGAAGGGTTGATTTTGGGATAATGGTTTTTCGGCGTTGAGTGTAAAAACTTGACCCTAATTTTTTTGAGGTTAATATTAATTAAAGGCAAGGTTTTGCGGTTTGACAGATTTTGCCGACATAGCTCAGCCGGTAGAGCAGAGGTTTTGTAAACCTCAGGTCGGGGGTTCGACTCCCTCTGTCGGCTGGCTTTTTGGCGGACGGGTTCCCGAGTGGTTAAAGGGGGCAGACTGTAAATCTGCTGGCGAATGCCTACGGAGGTTCGAATCCTTCCCCGTCCATTTTGTGCGTCCGCCCGGTTGCGGGCGTGGTGTAGTGGTAGCACAACAGCCTTCCAAGCTGTTTGCGTGGGTTCGACTCCCATCGCCCGCTTTTTAAGGGTGAAATTTTTCTGTGAAGTAATTATTGACAGGTAATGGCTTAGTGATATAATTATAGAATCTGGAAAGTTGCCCATGTAGCTCAGTCGGCAGAGCACTTCCTTGGTAAGGAAGAGGTCGCCGGTTCAATTCCGGCCGTGGGCTGAAGGTGAATGTTGGTAGTTTTAAGGGAGATGTGTCTAAAAAGTGAATCGGTATTTGAGCCAATGTTTTGACATATAAGGAGGAAAGGAAAATGGCGAAGGCAAAGTTCGAACGAAAGAAGCCGCATGTCAATGTTGGTACCATTGGTCATGTCGACCATGGGAAAACCTGCTTGACTTCGGCGATTACCAAGGTGCTGGCGACGAAAGGGCTGGCAACTTATATGACCTATGACCAGGTGGCAAAGGCAAGTGAGGCCCATGGTCGCCGTGACGAGACGAAGATTTTGACAATCGCCGTCTCGCATGTGGAGTATGAAAGTGAGAAGCGGCATTACGCCCATATCGACTGTCCGGGGCATGCCGACTATATCAAGAATATGATTACCGGTGCGGCGCAGATGGATGGTGCCATTTTAGTGGTTTCGGCAGCCGATGGTCCGATGCCGCAGACAACCGAACATGTCCTTTTGGCACGGCAGGTGAATGTGCCGGCGATTGTGGTTTATCTTAACAAAATTGACCTGGTTGATGACCCGGATTTGATTGAACTGGTGGTGGAGGAGATTAAGGATATTCTTAATAAGTATGGGTTTCCCGGTGATAAGACACCCATCATTCGCGGGAGTGCTTTGAAGGCTCTGCAGGAGGATTCTGGTCCGAATGTGGATTCAATCTGGGAGCTGGTGAAGGCGTTGGATGAGTTCATTCCCGAACCGGTGCGTGATATTGACAAGCCCTTCCTCATGCCCATTGAGGATATTTTCTCCATCACCGGGCGTGGGACAGTTGTCACCGGCAGGGTTGAGCGGGGAATCTTGAAACCTAACACCGAGGTGGAGATTGTTGGCTTCGGTAAGCATGACAAGGTGGTCGTCACCAGCATCGAGATGTTCCGCAAGGTTCTTGATGATGCCCGGGCAGGTGACAATGTTGGGCTCCTTTTGCGCGGCGTGGGTAA
The window above is part of the candidate division WOR-3 bacterium genome. Proteins encoded here:
- the tuf gene encoding elongation factor Tu → MAKAKFERKKPHVNVGTIGHVDHGKTCLTSAITKVLATKGLATYMTYDQVAKASEAHGRRDETKILTIAVSHVEYESEKRHYAHIDCPGHADYIKNMITGAAQMDGAILVVSAADGPMPQTTEHVLLARQVNVPAIVVYLNKIDLVDDPDLIELVVEEIKDILNKYGFPGDKTPIIRGSALKALQEDSGPNVDSIWELVKALDEFIPEPVRDIDKPFLMPIEDIFSITGRGTVVTGRVERGILKPNTEVEIVGFGKHDKVVVTSIEMFRKVLDDARAGDNVGLLLRGVGKDEVERGMVVAAPGSIKPHRKFKAEVYVLTKEEGGRHTPFFPGYRPQFYIRTTDVTGTVQLPPGVEMVMPGDHVTMEIELIAPVALEQNSKFAIREGGRTVGAGTVVEIIE
- a CDS encoding C25 family cysteine peptidase, which produces MTKRVFALLTVFIVSSISMAEWISANGATGAPKITILEQNSSRTVFEVTVPGVEINRTVIDNEEFALINLPNEVMAVLDEGKPQVPKVSVLLAIPERARLRFQVLDKESQVFKVGRVYPLQPPLLDGEEPGPFVIDNNFYNQNVSYPEMDVALIHTGKWRDLSVANLQVYPVKVNPAKGEIEVIKRIRVRVDYEGGFYPQLISDWMVPFYSHYIDNFHHLPVQTPTTYSAGVRYLVFCHQNYDTCTYLNDSLLAWVHQRGYEVRKITKSSFTASEIKDSIRAEYNRNDPHLLRWVLLVGEYGEIPMGSYSGVGYSDFWYCDLEPWPGGDNYPEIGIARISPASITDLNNQISKIMKYQKNPPTTNSWLDKLTMPAHSEQYPGKYSGCVRGIYNMPKPYWNPSVVETIMGYYTGNTTVTNALNQGRGIVAYRGHGDYFEWWEWGTEGSWYNSHIYALNNGDMTPVVYNIACNNGRIYDSTCLSEAWMRKYPGGAVASLGATQASYTYPNHGICSTLVRATCDTWTITVPGVRNYGPTPYNLADIKCYGVDAYVAKYWPSSPYPYNIWMYVMLGDPAMPVWAGGMPQTPTVTLPDSIPTGPYNLNVTVKVGTRPVEGALVCAWKESDVYVAERTNDSGVATLAVNATTPGYMRITVSEGHCQHSTPGAEHTPILPFSTTRPVAGGGTPQPNVVYVSNQVIDSPPGGNNNGRFEPGESGKIIVVLKNTGNLEAQNVTAQLKSSNSLFVITDSTANYGDIPPDSVRNNRSDPFLAQADARIPPGTFVTCTLKVHSENFQHDWTYTFNLRIGEPPQPPGTIIWGPKVCPGMPSDWGLYGVAYNRQDSLIYCVYFMSPTVYKYTSDSLLQSRGTITLPEDSCTDIAYCSYDNTFWLVANPSKRVYKITPSGSVVRYFTVPEAEYPCGVVEDEENHLVYVSDRRGTTTPQQRIFVYDTLGNILDTINHPVSGVYGTRCLALDERCPENPPSVLNIFTWFDPTGTYLDSCGMLEIDRVNWTLRNRFRFTNTEWNIRGIEYDPRDGSYWVTIMQYSSGSNNMIFKVVGFNMGSVGVEEEEKVLPELGRGIRVAVRPNPFTGRTVLSVALENPGLVDLQVYDNLGRLVRNVARSRSVITGSEFVWDGRDDAGAEVARGVYFYRVRSGSDEVWGKVILTRK
- a CDS encoding T9SS type A sorting domain-containing protein, yielding MRNAGSALGSTRARLVSRTPFLETIDEWGEFNPAGVGETTSSERNRFQVRAGEDAPIEVPLYCDLIITGSGYDDTLIVPIIVGDSMNLPVGPDGYGYSIYDWTDSCYSERAEYDWLELRGLGERLTIGDDDTRSLELPEGFGVWRYYGIPYRHISICANGWIAADTTSRCDFTNVELPYPNAPPNIVAFLWDDLAPSRYGNIWYYYDTFNHRFIVEFDSISYFGIPERWEKVQVQIYDTSQAVWGGDNPIEIHFKTVNDFRSVTLGMQNRDGSAGLTYLYNESYPRTAAPLAPMRSLRIQAGAPTGNKEPVTRGLPRPIFTITPNPFRNQVRIIFEPEANDGVKVAVYQADGSLIKRLGSNPQDRIWIWDGRDKAGVMVQSGIYFIRAERRGENTTQKVVRLP